The Streptomyces sp. HUAS MG91 sequence TTGGCCTCCGTCAGCCGGTGCAGGCACGACCAGCGGGCCAGCGCGTACAGCCAGGCCCTGCGGTCGCTCTCCGCGTCGGGGCCGCGGGAGCCGCGCCGCTCGGCGAGGGCGAGCGCGTCCCCGAGGGCGGCGATCGCCTCGTCGTGGTCGCAGAGCACCGAGAGGCAGTAGGTGAACAGGCCGTCCAGAAACGGCTCGTAGCGCGCGGGCGGGCGCTGCGCGGCAGCGCGCGGCACCGGCCGCCTGGCCCCGGCGCGGTGCGCCCGGTGTGCGCCGGTGGTCTGTGTCGGGGTTTCCGGCCTGCTTGTCACCCGTGCGACCGTAGGCGGCCGCTAAGGCCGCTTCCGCCCCCTTGAGCACATTTAATCCTTACGGGTGAAACGATCCCTCAAAAGAGGACAGGAACTCCGGACTCCGCGCTGACGCCGTGACCGTGCGGCCGCCGGAATGTCAGTGGCGCCCGCTACGGTTTCGCCCATGGCTGCCCGTACCAAATCCGCGAACAGCGGCAAGCAACGACCGTCGTACCGCTGCACCGAGTGCGGCTGGCAGACGGCCAAGTGGCTGGGCCGCTGCGCCGAGTGCCAGGCCTGGGGGACGATCGAGGAGTACGGCGCCCCTGCGGTGCGCACGACCGCGCCCGGCCGCGTCACGACCTCCGCCCTGCCCATCGGCGAGGTCGACGGCCGGCAGGCCACGGCCCGCACCACCGGCGTGCCCGAGCTGGACCGGGTGCTCGGCGGCGGCCTGGTGCCCGGCGCGGTGGTGCTGCTCGCGGGCGAGCCCGGCGTCGGCAAGTCCACGCTGCTGCTGGACGTCGCCGCGAAGTCGGCGAGCGAGCAGCACAAGACGCTCTATGTGACGGGCGAGGAGTCGGCGTCCCAGGTGCGGCTGCGCGCGGACCGCATCCACGCCATCGACGACCATCTGTACCTGGCGGCCGAGACGGACCTGTCCGCCGTCCTCGGCCACCTGGACGCGGTGAAGCCGTCGCTGCTGGTCCTGGACTCCGTACAGACGGTGGCCTCGCCGGAGATCGACGGGGCGCCGGGCGGCATGGCCCAGGTCCGCGAGGTGGCCGGGGCGCTGATCCGCGCCTCCAAGGAGCGCGGCATGTCCACGCTGCTCGTGGGCCATGTCACCAAGGAGGGCACCATCGCGGGCCCGCGCCTCCTGGAGCACCTGGTCGACGTGGTGCTGAACTTCGAGGGCGACCGGCACGCGCGGCTGCGCCTGGTCCGCGGCGTCAAGAACCGGTACGGGACGACGGACGAGGTCGGCTGCTTCGAGCTGCACGACGAGGGCATCACGGGCCTGGCCGACCCCAGCGGCCTGTTCCTGACCCGGCGCGACGAGCCGGTGCCGGGGACCTGTCTGACGGTCACCCTGGAGGGCCGCCGCCCGCTGGTCGCCGAGGTGCAGGCGCTCACCGTCGACTCGCAGATCCCCTCTCCCCGGCGCACCACGTCGGGCCTGGAGACCTCCCGTGTCTCGATGATGCTGGCGGTTCTCGAACAGCGGGGCAAAATCAGCGCCTTGGGCAAAAGGGACATCTATTCCGCGACGGTCGGCGGCGTGAAGCTCACCGAGCCCGCGGCCGACCTCGCGATCGCGCTGGCGCTGGCCTCCGCGGCGAGCGACACCCCGCTGCCCAAGAACCTGGTGGCGATCGGAGAAGTGGGCCTGGCGGGCGAGGTCAGACGGGTCACGGGCGTGCAGCGCCGGCTCGCCGAGGCGCACCGGCTCGGCTTCACCCATGCCCTCGTACCGGGCGATCCGGGCAAGGTCCCGCCCGGTATGAAGGTCCTGGAAGTCGCCGATATAGGGGACGCGCTGCGGGTGCTGCCGAAGAGCCGTCGCCGAGAGGCCCCACGGGAGACGGAGGACCGCCGGTAGACTTTGCCCAGGTCTCGCCCGTGCGTACGAACGCGACGGACGAAGGCGAAGAACCCCAGGGCACCCCAAAAGCCTGCGATCCGGAGGAGTGCAGTGGCAGCCAACGACCGGGCGAACGCTCCCGGCAAGTCCGGCGGGAGTTCCGGTGCGGACGGTCTGATGCGCGCCTCACTGAGCGCGGTGGCGCCCGGTACGGCCCTGCGCGACGGCCTGGAGCGCATCCTCCGCGGCAACACCGGCGGTCTCATCGTCCTCGGCTCCGACCGGACCGTGGAGTCGATGTGCACCGGCGGTTTCGTCCTGGACGTGGAGTTCTCCGCCACGCGCCTGCGCGAGCTGTGCAAGCTCGACGGCGGCATCGTGGTCTCCTCCGACCTCAGCAAGATCCTGCGGGCCGGTGTGCAGCTGGTGCCGGACCCGACGATCCCCACCGAGGAGACCGGCACCCGGCACCGCACCGCCGACCGCGTCAGCAAGCAGGTCGGCTTCCCGGTGGTCTCCGTGTCGCAGTCGATGCGGCTGATCGCGCTGTACGTGGACGGGCAGCGCCGGGTCCTGGAGGACTCGGCGGCGATCCTGTCCCGGGCGAACCAGGCCCTGGCGACCCTGGAGCGCTACAAGCTGCGGCTCGACGAGGTGGCGGGCACGCTCTCCGCCCTGGAGATCGAGGACTTGGTCACGGTCCGGGACGTCACGGCCGTCGCGCAGCGCCTGGAGATGGTGCGCCGGATCGCCACGGAGATCGCCGAGTACGTGGTGGAGCTGGGCACCGACGGGCGGTTGCTGGCGCTCCAGCTCGACGAGTTGATCGCGGGCGTGGAGCCCGAGCGCGAGCTGGTCGTACGGGACTACGTGCCCGAGCCGACCGCCAAGCGCTCCCGCACGGTCGACGAGGCGCTCTCGGAGCTGGACTCGCTGCACCACGGCGAGCTGCTCGAACTGCCCATCGTGGCGCGGGCGCTGGGGTACACGGGATCGCCGGAGGCGCTGGACTCGGCCGTCTCGCCGCGCGGGTTCCGGCTCCTCGCCAAGGTGCCGCGGCTGCCCGGGGCCATCATCGACCGTCTCGTGGAGCACTTCGGCGGTCTGCAGAAGCTGCTCGCCGCCAGTGTCGACGACCTCCAGACCGTGGACGGGGTCGGGGAGGCACGGGCCCGCAGCGTGCGGGAGGGGCTTTCGCGGCTTGCGGAGTCGTCGATTCTGGAGCGTTACGTGTAGCTCCGCCGGTTTGGCGGGTGGCGTGGTCGCCGTCGTTTTCGGGGGTGCGTCGTCGGCTTTCCGTTGTGGCCGGTTGCTCGCGCAGTTCCCCGCGCCCCTTACGGGGCGCTCGTCGGCGTCGCTAGTCGGCCTTGAGGACGAATGAGGTCTGGGTGCCCGTCAGTTGAGGGGCCTTCGCCTCGACCAGGTAGGTGCCCGGGGTGGCCGTGCCGGGTGGCGGGGTCGCGCACTGCGGGGCGCTCCGGTGGCGGTCCCAGGTGAGGGTGTGCGTGACCTTGCCGCCCGCCGGGACGCGCAGCAGCAGCCCCGCGGCGTTGCCGGCCGGGCAGTCCTTCGACGACCAGAACTCCTTGTCGCCGTCCGCCTTGGTGATCGTCACGACCGCCGTGCGCGGGCCCAGGTCGACCTTGCAGGCCGTGTCCGTGGAGTTCTTCGCGGCGAGCTCGATGCGCGGCTTCTCCCCGGGCGCGTACGAGTTGTGGAGGCTGCGCACCGACAGGGTCACCCCGCCCGCCGTGCAGTCGGGCAGCTTGGATCCGGCCGGGACCTGGTCGCCCGACGCCGTACCGCCGCCGCTGCCCGCGCCGTCGCCGCCCGCCGAGTCGTCCGAGCCGCCGGAGCCGTCCGAACCGGCACCGCTCCCGTCCCCCGAGCCGTCGCCGGAACCGCTGCCCGCGTCGCCGCCCGACCCGGAGCCGCCCGATGAGTCGCGCCCGCCGGGGTGTTGGCTGATCGCGGGGCCGGAACCGGAGGGTCCGGGCGTGATGGACTGCGTCGGGTGCTTGCCGTTCGCACCCCCCGCGCCATTGTTCCCGCCCCCGCCGCCCGGGCTGACGATCCAGACGGCCAGCAGCGCGAGCAGCGCCACCAGGGACGCCAGAACAGCCCTCCGGCGCCAGTAGATGGAGGAGGGAAGCGGCCCGATCGGATTGCGCAGAGATCCCACGGCTCAAACCTTACGAGAGATCGGGCGGTTGTCCGGTGTCCACCCGCCGCACCGGACGGCAAGTTTTCAGGATCATCATCATGCCCCCGTCTCACGCGAGCACACGGCGACCCCTGTCTTTCGTCAGGTGCGGGCCGCGACCGTCGCCGGAGGTGGCTCTCACCTTGTATTGCATACTGTCCGGCACCATGGGAACCATTGACTCCGATCTCTATCGCGACATCCTGCAGTTCGCCCACGACACTCCGTCGTGGTTCCAGCACCTGATGGAGGTGTGGACCGAACTGGGGCTGCTGCTGTTCGCCGTGCTCTTCGTCGTCGCCTGGTGGCGGGCGCGGCGCGGTGATCCGCGGGCCCTCGCCGTCGCGGTGCTCGCCCCGCTGGGCACCGCCGTGGCGTACGTGATCAGCGAGGTGGCCAAGTCGGGGATCGACGAGGACCGGCCCTGCCGGGCGGTGAGCGGGGCGCTGGCGCCGCTGATCGACTGCCCCGCCTACGGGGACTGGTCGTTCCCGTCCAATCACTCCACCATCGCCGCCGCGGCGGCCGTGGGACTCGCGCTGGCCTGGCCGAAGATCGGCTGGCTGACGGTGCCGATGGCGATCCTGATGGCGTTCTCCCGGGTCTTCGTGGGCGTGCACTACCCGCACGACGTCGCGGTGGGCCTGCTGCTCGGCACGCTCGTCGCCGTCCTCGTCTCCCGGCTGTGCGCGCCGGTGGGGGCGCGGCTCGTCACCACGATGCGGGGGTCGCGGAACGGCCTGGTGCTGTGGTTCGCGGGCCCCGGCCCGGCCACCCGCGCCGCGGGGTCGGGCACGGCGCCGCGCCGCGGGGCGCATCGCCGCTGATCCCTCGAACACCCGGTGCGGAGCGGGCCTGCTGACGTGATGTCACCTCACGTGAGCAGGCCCGCTTCGTAGGCCACGATCGCCGCCCGGACGCGGTTCCTGACCTCCGGACGGCCGGCGCCGGACGCCGCGAGGACGAGCCCCGGCAGGGCGGTGCCGATCGTCATGTCCTGCCCGCCCGGGGCGGGCCGGTAACAATCCTGGGCCCCCGGGTGACGGCCCGGGCGGCACCCGCCACGGGCCCGCCCCCGGTCGTGGCAGGATCGGCAGTGCCATGACTGCGCCCACGAAGACTCCCGAGAACGCACCCGCCGAGCGGACCGATCTTCACGAACCCGTCATCGACTGGTTCTCCGAGCACGCCCGCGACCTGCCCTGGCGCCGCCCAGAGGCCGGCCCGTGGGGCGTGATGGTCAGCGAGTTCATGCTGCAGCAGACCCCGGTGAGCCGGGTCCTGCCGGTCTACGAGCAGTGGCTCGCGCGCTGGCCGCGCCCCGCCGACCTGGCCGAGGAGGCCCCCGGCGAAGCCGTCCGCGCCTGGGGCCGGCTCGGCTATCCGCGCCGCGCCCTGCGGCTGCACGGCGCGGCCGTCGCCATAACGGAACGGCACGGCGGCGACGTGCCGACCGCGCACGCCCAGCTGCTCGCCCTGCCGGGCATCGGGGAGTACACGGCCGCGGCGGTCGCCTCGTTCGCGTACGGGCAGCGGCACGCGGTGCTGGACACGAACGTGCGGCGGGTGTTCGCCCGCGCCGTGGCGGGGGTGCAGTTCCCGCCGAACGCGACCACCGCCGCCGAGCGGAAGCTGGCCCGCACGCTGCTGCCGGAGCAGGACGACACCGCCGCCAGGTGGGCCGCCGCCTCGATGGAGCTGGGCGCGCTCGTGTGCACCGCGAAGAACGAGGAGTGCCACCGCTGCCCGATCGCCGCGCTGTGCGCGTGGCGGCTCGCCGGGAAGCCCGCGCACGACGGTCCGCCGCGGCGCGGGCAGACGTACGCCGGGACGGACCGTCAGGTACGGGGCAAGCTGCTCGCCGTACTGCGGGACGCGGTCGCTCCGGTTCCGCAGGCGGCGCTCGACCGGGTCTGGGACGAGCCGGTGCAGCGGGCCAGGGCGCTGGACGGCCTGGTCAGCGATGGTCTGGTGGAGCCGCTCGCGGGTGGTCTGTACCGGCTTCCGGCCGGCTGAGAACGGCCCGGGACGCTCTCGGGTCGGCGCGGACATTCAGCCGATTCTCAGCTCCGTTACAGAACCGACGTACAGCCGTGCGTTCGCCGAAGGCTGGAACGGACAGTGCCGTGACAACGCCTCCGTAGCTTCTTCTCAACACCGCACACGACCAGTGCGGACCACGGGGAGCAAGCGGGATACGGGAGGCGGTTCATCATGGCGCACGGTGGTGAGGTGCTCGAGTTCGAGGAGTACGTCCGGACGCGGCAGGACGCTCTGCTGCGCAGCGCCCGGCGTCTGGTGCCGGACCCCGTGGACGCCCAGGACCTGCTGCAGACGGCGCTCGTGCGGACGTACGGGCGGTGGGACGGGATAGCGGACAAGCGTCTCGCCGACGCCTATCTGCGCCGCGTCATGATCAATACGCGGACCGAGTGGTGGCGGGCCCGGAAGCTGGAGGAGGTCCCGACCGAGCAGCTTCCGGAGTCGACGATCGACGACTCCACCGAACAGCACGCGGACCGAGCCCTGTTGATGGACGTCATGAAGGTGCTGGCTCCGAAGCAGCGCAGTGTCGTGGTGCTGCGACACTGGGAGCAGATGTCCACAGAGGAGACGGCCGCCGCCCTCGGAATGTCGGCCGGAACCGTGAAGAGCACGCTGCACCGGGCCCTCGCCCGGCTCCGCGAAGAGCTGGAGAGCCGGAACCGGGAGGAACTGGTGGCGGGTGCGCTCGACCGTCGTGAGGAGCGGGAGCGTTGCGCGGCCTAGGCATACGTGCCTTTGGGGTGGGGCTCTGTGGAGCCTTGGGGAAGATCTTGCGGCACGCCACTCGGGCGGTGAAGGCGGGGAGTCCGGTACTGGCCGGGCTCGCCGCCCTCGGGCTTTTCGCCGGGGCCCTCGTGGCCTGCTCGGCGGGCGGCACCGGCGCCCGCGACGAGGGGCCGGCCCGCACCGCCCCGGTCGGTTCGACCGCGCCGGGCACCACGGTCAGCCCCGCACCGGACGCCGCCGCCGCTTCCCCGTCCCCGTCGCCGACCCCCGCGTCGGTGAACGCGGTGCGGCTGGTGAAGAGCGACCCGAAGGTCAGCTCCGACATCAAGCGCGACCTGAAGCCGTGTGTGGCCAAGGAGTACCCGGTCGACGTGAGCTACGGGAACCTGACCGGCGGTACGTCGAACGACATCGTGGTCAACGTGATGACCTGCGGCGACGCCGTCGGCATCGGCACGTACGTGTATCGCGACGACGACGGCACGTACAAGAATGTCTTCCAGGCCGAGGAACCCCCGGTGTACGCGGAGATAGACCGAGGTGATCTCGTGGTCACCAAGCAGGTGTACGAGAAGGGCGACTCCGTCGCCTCTCCGTCGGGCGAGGAGATCCTCACGTACCGCTGGAGCGGCGGTCGCTTCACCGAGGTGGAGCGCACGCACAACGACTACAGCCACGCGGTGGACGGGGAGTCGCCGTCGCCCGCGCAGGACGGCTGACCCGGCCCGGCGGGCGGCTCGGATCGGTACGGGAACGGAAGGGACAGCACCACATGGCTGAGCGCAGGGGCGAGCAGACCCACGTCCTGTTCGTCGAGGACGACGACGTCATCCGCGAGGCCACCCAGCTCGCCCTGGAGCGGGACGGTTTCGTGGTCACCGCGATGCCGGACGGGCTCGCGGGCCTGGAGGCGTTCCGCGCGGACCGGCCCGACATCGCGCTGCTCGACGTGATGGTGCCGGGGCTCGACGGCGTCTCGCTGTGCCGCCGGATCCGGGACGAGTCGACCGTCCCGGTGATCATGCTCTCCGCGCGCGCGGACTCCATCGACGTCGTCCTGGGCCTGGAGGCCGGTGCCGACGACTACGTGACGAAGCCGTTCGACGGGGCGGTGCTCGTGGCCCGGATCCGGGCCGTGCTGCGCCGCTTCGGGCATGCGGGCGGTCCGGCGGCGGGCGGCTCCGGCGGCGCGGCGGCGGACGCCGGTTCCGGTGCCGTGCTGCACTTCGGCGATCTGGAGATCGACACCGAGGGCATGGAGGTCACCAAGGGCGGTACGCAGGTGGCGTTGACGCCGACCGAGATGCGGCTGCTCCTGGAGTTCTCGTCGGCGCCCGGCACGGTCCTGTCCCGCGACAAGCTGCTGGAGCGCGTGTGGGACTACGGCTGGGGCGGGGACACCCGCGTCGTCGACGTCCATGTGCAGCGGCTGCGCACCAAGATCGGCCAGGACCGGATCGAGACGGTCCGCGGCTTCGGCTACAAACTGAAGGCTTGAGCCGGCTCGACGGCACGGACCGGGCGAACGGGATGGGACAGCGGATATGAGGGGGCCGGCGGACAGGCCCGGGACGGCGCGGCTGCGGCATCTGCTGCCGCGGCGGCTGCGGCGCAGCCTGCGCAGTGGCGTGCGCTGGAAGATCAGCGTGGCCATCGCGCTGGTCGGGGCACTGGTGGCGATCGCGCTCAGCCTGGTCGTGCACAACGCGGCACGGGTCTCGATGCTGGACAACGCCCGGGACGTGCAGGACGAGCGGATCCAGTTCGTGCAGCGCCAGTACGAGGCGCGCGGCGGCAATCTGCCGGTCGGCTTCAAGGTCGACGATCCGGCGCTCCCCGCCGAGCTGCGCGCCAAGGTGCTCGAC is a genomic window containing:
- the radA gene encoding DNA repair protein RadA, coding for MAARTKSANSGKQRPSYRCTECGWQTAKWLGRCAECQAWGTIEEYGAPAVRTTAPGRVTTSALPIGEVDGRQATARTTGVPELDRVLGGGLVPGAVVLLAGEPGVGKSTLLLDVAAKSASEQHKTLYVTGEESASQVRLRADRIHAIDDHLYLAAETDLSAVLGHLDAVKPSLLVLDSVQTVASPEIDGAPGGMAQVREVAGALIRASKERGMSTLLVGHVTKEGTIAGPRLLEHLVDVVLNFEGDRHARLRLVRGVKNRYGTTDEVGCFELHDEGITGLADPSGLFLTRRDEPVPGTCLTVTLEGRRPLVAEVQALTVDSQIPSPRRTTSGLETSRVSMMLAVLEQRGKISALGKRDIYSATVGGVKLTEPAADLAIALALASAASDTPLPKNLVAIGEVGLAGEVRRVTGVQRRLAEAHRLGFTHALVPGDPGKVPPGMKVLEVADIGDALRVLPKSRRREAPRETEDRR
- the disA gene encoding DNA integrity scanning diadenylate cyclase DisA; the encoded protein is MAANDRANAPGKSGGSSGADGLMRASLSAVAPGTALRDGLERILRGNTGGLIVLGSDRTVESMCTGGFVLDVEFSATRLRELCKLDGGIVVSSDLSKILRAGVQLVPDPTIPTEETGTRHRTADRVSKQVGFPVVSVSQSMRLIALYVDGQRRVLEDSAAILSRANQALATLERYKLRLDEVAGTLSALEIEDLVTVRDVTAVAQRLEMVRRIATEIAEYVVELGTDGRLLALQLDELIAGVEPERELVVRDYVPEPTAKRSRTVDEALSELDSLHHGELLELPIVARALGYTGSPEALDSAVSPRGFRLLAKVPRLPGAIIDRLVEHFGGLQKLLAASVDDLQTVDGVGEARARSVREGLSRLAESSILERYV
- a CDS encoding phosphatase PAP2 family protein, encoding MGTIDSDLYRDILQFAHDTPSWFQHLMEVWTELGLLLFAVLFVVAWWRARRGDPRALAVAVLAPLGTAVAYVISEVAKSGIDEDRPCRAVSGALAPLIDCPAYGDWSFPSNHSTIAAAAAVGLALAWPKIGWLTVPMAILMAFSRVFVGVHYPHDVAVGLLLGTLVAVLVSRLCAPVGARLVTTMRGSRNGLVLWFAGPGPATRAAGSGTAPRRGAHRR
- a CDS encoding A/G-specific adenine glycosylase; the protein is MTAPTKTPENAPAERTDLHEPVIDWFSEHARDLPWRRPEAGPWGVMVSEFMLQQTPVSRVLPVYEQWLARWPRPADLAEEAPGEAVRAWGRLGYPRRALRLHGAAVAITERHGGDVPTAHAQLLALPGIGEYTAAAVASFAYGQRHAVLDTNVRRVFARAVAGVQFPPNATTAAERKLARTLLPEQDDTAARWAAASMELGALVCTAKNEECHRCPIAALCAWRLAGKPAHDGPPRRGQTYAGTDRQVRGKLLAVLRDAVAPVPQAALDRVWDEPVQRARALDGLVSDGLVEPLAGGLYRLPAG
- a CDS encoding SigE family RNA polymerase sigma factor translates to MAHGGEVLEFEEYVRTRQDALLRSARRLVPDPVDAQDLLQTALVRTYGRWDGIADKRLADAYLRRVMINTRTEWWRARKLEEVPTEQLPESTIDDSTEQHADRALLMDVMKVLAPKQRSVVVLRHWEQMSTEETAAALGMSAGTVKSTLHRALARLREELESRNREELVAGALDRREERERCAA
- the cseB gene encoding two-component system response regulator CseB; protein product: MAERRGEQTHVLFVEDDDVIREATQLALERDGFVVTAMPDGLAGLEAFRADRPDIALLDVMVPGLDGVSLCRRIRDESTVPVIMLSARADSIDVVLGLEAGADDYVTKPFDGAVLVARIRAVLRRFGHAGGPAAGGSGGAAADAGSGAVLHFGDLEIDTEGMEVTKGGTQVALTPTEMRLLLEFSSAPGTVLSRDKLLERVWDYGWGGDTRVVDVHVQRLRTKIGQDRIETVRGFGYKLKA